The following proteins are encoded in a genomic region of Stutzerimonas balearica DSM 6083:
- a CDS encoding cell division protein FtsQ/DivIB: MITTLRHTQPGSGRTSRKPMPRGASRLVEPKPLASRLPRPNLSGLKRVIWPLLLVGLAFGLYELGQRLMPYADRPIAKVSVQGELSYVSRAAVQKRIAPFVESSFFRVDLDGMRHDLEQMPWIAHVEVRRVWPDQVLIRLEEQLPIARWGEEALLNNNGQAFAPNNLSNYEHLPQLHGPKRAQQRVMQQYQMLSQMLRPLGFSIASLELRDRGSWFLTTSQGIELLLGRDHVVEKMRRFSAIYQKALQAQGENIARIDLRYANGLAVAWREPLPTATETTVAVKN; this comes from the coding sequence ATGATCACCACGCTCCGCCACACGCAACCAGGGAGCGGCCGCACCTCGCGCAAGCCGATGCCGCGTGGTGCGAGCCGCCTTGTCGAACCCAAGCCGCTCGCTTCGCGCCTGCCACGGCCGAATCTGAGCGGGCTCAAGCGGGTCATCTGGCCGCTGCTGCTGGTGGGGCTGGCGTTCGGCCTCTACGAGCTTGGTCAGCGTCTGATGCCGTATGCCGACCGGCCGATCGCCAAGGTCAGCGTGCAGGGAGAGCTGAGCTATGTCAGCCGCGCCGCCGTGCAGAAGCGTATCGCCCCGTTCGTCGAGTCGAGCTTCTTCCGGGTTGATCTGGACGGCATGCGCCACGACCTCGAACAGATGCCCTGGATCGCCCACGTCGAGGTGCGTCGCGTTTGGCCCGACCAGGTGCTGATCCGGCTCGAAGAGCAACTGCCGATCGCCCGCTGGGGCGAGGAGGCACTGCTGAACAACAACGGCCAGGCCTTCGCGCCGAATAACCTCAGCAATTATGAACACTTGCCGCAATTGCATGGTCCGAAGCGGGCTCAGCAGCGGGTGATGCAGCAGTACCAGATGCTCAGCCAGATGCTCCGGCCGCTCGGTTTCTCGATTGCCAGCCTGGAGCTGCGCGACCGGGGCAGCTGGTTCCTGACCACCAGCCAGGGCATCGAGTTGCTGCTGGGGCGTGATCATGTTGTGGAAAAGATGCGCCGCTTCAGTGCGATTTACCAAAAGGCACTGCAGGCGCAGGGCGAGAACATTGCAAGGATCGATCTGCGTTACGCCAACGGCCTGGCCGTGGCGTGGCGAGAGCCGCTCCCGACCGCGACGGAAACGACCGTCGCCGTGAAGAATTGA
- the ftsA gene encoding cell division protein FtsA has protein sequence MASVQSGKMIVGLDIGTSKVVALVGEVTADGELEIVGIGTHPSRGLKKGVVVNIESTVQSIQRAIEEAQLMAGCRIHSAFVGLAGNHIRSLNSHGIVAIRDREVSTADLERVLDAAQAVAIPADQRVLHTLPQDYVIDNQEGVREPLGMSGVRLEAKVHVVTCAVNAAQNVEKCVRRCGLEVDDIILEQLASAHAVLTDDEKELGVCLVDIGGGTTDICIFTEGSIRHTAVIPIAGDQVTNDIAMALRTPTQYAEEIKIRYACALAKLAGAGETIKVPSVGDRPPRELSRQALAEVVEPRYDELFTLIQAELRRSGYEDLVPAGIVLTGGTAKMEGAVDLAEEIFHMPVRLGVPHTVKGLSDVVRNPIYSTGVGLLLYGLQKQADGVIVPGGSSSYADENKTSVLDRLKSWIQGNF, from the coding sequence ATGGCTAGCGTGCAAAGCGGCAAGATGATCGTCGGCCTGGATATCGGCACTTCCAAAGTGGTGGCGCTGGTAGGCGAGGTAACGGCGGACGGCGAACTGGAAATCGTCGGCATCGGTACGCACCCCTCCCGTGGATTGAAGAAGGGCGTGGTGGTCAACATCGAATCGACCGTGCAGTCGATCCAGCGCGCTATCGAAGAGGCGCAGCTGATGGCCGGCTGCCGCATCCATTCGGCGTTCGTCGGCCTGGCCGGCAACCACATCCGCAGCTTGAACTCCCACGGCATCGTGGCGATTCGTGATCGCGAGGTCAGCACCGCCGACCTGGAGCGCGTTCTCGACGCTGCACAGGCCGTGGCGATTCCGGCTGACCAGCGCGTGCTGCATACGCTGCCGCAGGACTACGTGATCGATAACCAGGAAGGCGTGCGCGAGCCGCTGGGCATGTCCGGGGTGCGCCTCGAGGCCAAGGTCCACGTGGTCACCTGCGCGGTCAACGCTGCGCAGAATGTCGAGAAGTGCGTACGCCGCTGTGGCCTGGAAGTCGACGACATCATTCTTGAGCAGCTGGCCTCGGCGCATGCCGTGCTGACCGACGACGAGAAGGAGCTGGGCGTTTGCCTGGTGGACATCGGCGGCGGTACCACCGACATCTGCATCTTCACCGAGGGATCGATCCGTCACACCGCGGTGATCCCGATCGCCGGCGACCAGGTCACCAACGACATCGCTATGGCGCTGCGTACACCGACCCAGTACGCCGAGGAAATCAAGATTCGCTATGCCTGTGCGCTGGCCAAGCTGGCCGGCGCTGGCGAAACCATCAAGGTTCCAAGCGTCGGTGATCGGCCGCCGCGCGAGCTGTCTCGCCAGGCCCTGGCCGAGGTGGTCGAGCCCCGCTACGACGAACTGTTCACCCTGATCCAGGCCGAGCTTCGCCGCAGCGGCTACGAGGACCTGGTGCCGGCTGGCATCGTGCTGACCGGTGGTACCGCGAAGATGGAAGGTGCAGTCGACCTGGCCGAGGAGATCTTCCACATGCCGGTGCGCCTGGGCGTGCCGCATACGGTGAAAGGGCTGAGCGACGTGGTCCGCAACCCGATCTATTCGACCGGCGTCGGGCTGTTGCTGTACGGGCTGCAGAAGCAGGCCGACGGCGTGATCGTGCCGGGCGGCAGCAGCAGCTACGCCGACGAAAACAAAACATCTGTTCTGGATCGGCTCAAGAGCTGGATCCAGGGCAATTTCTGA
- the ftsZ gene encoding cell division protein FtsZ: MFELVDHTPQSAVIKVIGVGGGGGNAVNHMVRNNVEGVEFICANTDAQALKKIEARTVLQLGSAITKGLGAGTNPEIGRQAAMEDRERIAEVLQGADMVFITTGMGGGTGTGAAPIIASVAKEMGILTVAVVTRPFPFEGRRRMQVADEGIRALSECVDSLITIPNEKLLTILGKDASLLSAFAKADDVLSGAVRGISDIMQRPGLMNVDFADVKTVMGEMGMAMMGTGSATGPNRAREATEAAIRNPLLEDVNLQGARGILVNITAGLDLSLGEYAAVGEIIEAFASDEATVKVGAVIDPDMRDELHVTVVATGLGSRHDKPVKVVDNTVQSVSAPAAAPAPRQQEQAAVNYRDLERPTVMRNQAHAAATAAKLNPQEDLDYLDIPAFLRRQAD, translated from the coding sequence ATGTTCGAATTGGTAGACCATACCCCACAGAGCGCAGTCATCAAGGTCATCGGCGTTGGTGGCGGCGGCGGCAATGCCGTCAATCACATGGTGCGCAACAACGTCGAAGGCGTGGAATTTATCTGTGCCAATACCGACGCACAAGCGCTGAAGAAAATCGAGGCCCGTACCGTGCTGCAGCTCGGCTCGGCCATCACCAAGGGCCTGGGCGCCGGGACCAACCCGGAGATCGGCCGTCAGGCTGCAATGGAGGACCGTGAGCGTATTGCCGAAGTGCTGCAGGGCGCCGACATGGTGTTCATCACCACCGGCATGGGCGGCGGCACCGGGACCGGTGCGGCGCCGATCATCGCCTCGGTCGCCAAGGAAATGGGCATCCTGACCGTCGCCGTGGTCACCCGTCCGTTCCCCTTCGAGGGGCGTCGCCGCATGCAAGTGGCCGACGAGGGCATCCGTGCGCTGTCCGAATGCGTCGACTCGCTGATCACCATTCCCAACGAGAAGCTGCTGACCATCCTCGGCAAGGACGCGAGCCTGCTGTCCGCCTTCGCCAAGGCTGACGACGTGCTCTCCGGCGCCGTTCGCGGCATCTCCGACATCATGCAGCGTCCGGGCCTGATGAACGTCGACTTCGCCGACGTCAAGACCGTCATGGGCGAGATGGGCATGGCGATGATGGGTACCGGCAGCGCCACCGGCCCGAACCGTGCGCGCGAGGCCACCGAGGCGGCAATCCGCAATCCGCTGCTCGAGGACGTCAACCTGCAGGGTGCACGTGGCATTCTGGTCAACATTACCGCCGGTCTGGACCTGTCGCTCGGCGAGTACGCGGCGGTCGGCGAGATCATCGAGGCGTTCGCCTCCGACGAAGCCACCGTCAAGGTCGGCGCGGTGATCGATCCGGATATGCGTGACGAGCTGCATGTGACGGTGGTCGCCACCGGCCTCGGTTCGCGCCACGACAAGCCGGTCAAGGTGGTGGACAACACCGTGCAGAGCGTTTCCGCCCCGGCCGCAGCGCCCGCGCCGCGTCAGCAGGAGCAGGCCGCGGTCAACTACCGTGATCTGGAGCGCCCGACCGTCATGCGCAACCAGGCCCATGCGGCTGCGACCGCCGCCAAGCTGAACCCGCAGGAGGACCTGGATTACCTGGACATTCCGGCCTTCCTGCGTCGCCAGGCTGATTGA